The DNA sequence GAAGTGCATAGATGGTGACAAACAAGACGCCATAGCGGCTGAAGTTCGCAAGCCAGCCAATGCCTTGATCCGTACCCCAGCTGCCAATGAGCGCTGCTGTGCCATATCCCAGGAAACAGCAGAGCGCGGCACTGGATAGAAAGAGGGCGATATGCACCATGTTGAGGTCTTTGGATCCATGGTCCACGGCGCCACCTTCAACATTTGCCGTCTCTTCCATGATTTTGGATGGAAAAAAACGACGGATTGCGAGCGATGCCGGGAGCAAGACCAACACCATCAGAAAGAGTGTGCCGCCCACACTGTCGGCAGCGGCCATGGCACTGAGCAGGCTGCCATCGCTCATGCCCAAAGCTTGTGAGGTTGCTGCGAAATTCATCGAGCCCCCTATCCAGCTGGCGCCAACGGTTCCTGCGATATCCGCGCTGTTAGGGCCCATATCGATGAGCGACGCGCCAATAAAAACGCCGAGCACGGTGCCAATCGCCGCAATAACGAAGCTGATGAGCATAGGGCCCGTAGCGGGCAGGATTTTCTTGAAGTCCGCTCGAAAGAGAAGAAGCGGGATTGCCAGCGACACGGCATAGCCCCAGACCAGGTCATAGAAGGGAGCGGAAAAGGGGATGACCCTGAAGTTTGCCAGCATGAGACCCGCCAGGATGACCAGGATGACGCCTGAGAGTGTCTGGCCGATCTTTGTTCGCTCCGACCAGAAGCCGAAGGCAGCAAGCCCTAAGAAGACGGTCAGCAGGGCGTAGATATTGTCTGGCGAAATCAACGAAGTCATGAAGCCGTCCTAGTGTGCCTGTTACTCTGTTGCAGCGATGCGCTCGGCGCGGAGTTGAGAGCGCCGAACCTTACCAGCATCATCCCGCACAGGTGCATCAACAAATTCAAATGTTCGTGGGATCTTGTAGCGCGACAACGTTTCTGCGAGATGGGCAGTTAGAGCATCAACATCAACCCCATCCGGTGCATCAATGATCCCGTGAACAAGGTTCCCCATATCGTCATCGGGCAAGCCGATGACAGCACTGGACCGTACACCGGGGAAGGCGTCAATCGCAGCTTCCGTCTCTGCCGGATAGATATTGGCCCCGCCTGACAAGATCATGTCGGTTTGCCTGTCAGCAAGATAGAGGAAGCCATCCTCATCCATGGACCCCATGTCGCCAAGGCTTTCCCATCCGCCATCAATGGCTTTGGGTTCGGCACCTAGATAGTGGTACGTGGTTCCCTGTCCCTTGTCGGGACGCATGAAGACCTCGCCCACCTCACCCGGAGGCAGTTCATTGCGGTTTTCATCCAGAATTTTCATTTGGCCTCCGGCCATGGGACGCCCGACAGACCCTTTATGCTCCATCCATTCAGTACCGGTGATCCAGGTGACGCTCTGTGCTTCCGTTCCGGCATAGAGTTCGTGAATTCGCTCACCGCCCAGCCAATTGATCCATTCTTCTTTGAGCCAGGCAGGGCAGGGGGCTGCCAGGTGAAGCACCATGCGCAATGCTGAAAGGTCGTACCTGGTGCGGATGTCTTCGGGCAGACGCCAGATACGCTGCATCATGGTCGGCACCATCATCACCCAATCGACACGATGTTCTTCCAGAAGGCGCAAAGTCTCCTCCGCATCAAACCGCGTCATGATGATGATGTGATTGCCGCAGATGAGCGCCCGGCAGGAAAAGCTGAAGGGCGCATTGTGATAGAGCGGCCCCGGCACCAGCTGCGCTTTGTCCACATCCATGCCGAGCGGAGCCTCTTCTGGATCAAACACACCGGGTTCCGCAGCCACAATGATTTTGGGCCGCCCTGTGCTGCCACCGGAGGTGGGCGCTTTCCAGTGCTTTGAGATTTTTGTCGGAAGCGGCGCATCTGAGAGAGAGCTGTCGGGTTCGAAACCTGCTGCTAGACAGGTGACGTCGCCATGCGCACCGGGCTTTGCACCGATCACCAGCTTGGCATTTGCCACTTCGATAATGGCCTGTCGTTCCACATGAGGAAGTTTCGCTGAGACAGGCTGGGGTGTCGCTCCTAGCTTCCAAACCGCAAAGGCGGCCTCATAGAACTCAATTCCGTTGGGCAGTCCAATGGTCACCAAATCGCCTTCGACAACGCCCAGCGCTTCATAAGCGCGCGCCAGCTTGTTGGTGCGCGCGTCAAATTCAGTCCGGGTGACCGTGCGCCCTTCATGGGTGATGGCAGGTGCGTGCGCGTCTTTTTCAACCCAGAAGGCGATGGCTTGGCCGATTGGCAATGCAGTCATTTGTGACTATCCCCGTTTTTTTCTTTGTTAAACCGGAGTGTACCGTGCAGAGCGATTGCAATCAAAAAGCGAAGCCCAGAGTCATAGACCCAAACTGATCAGGCTTAGGTTGCTGAGAATATTCGCGTGTTCTGTAAACATGGGTGAAGCTCACGCGGGTGCGCCCCCAGATTGCCACCGCCCCAAGCCGAAGGTCGCTGACAAAGTATTTTTTATCCACGCTGTGACTGTCGCGAAAAAGATTTCCGTCCAGAAACATGTCGCGTCCAACGACACGGCCTTCTGCCCCTGCAAAGAGATACCAGTCAATGCTGCCGTCCGACGGGGTGAACTGTTCAGACCCACCCACGCCTGGATAGATGCGTGCTGGTCCAAAATCGTCCGGCAGGTCTGGTCCGATGCGAATGATGCCGCCGCCGCCAGCATAGGTTTGAACATTGCCAAGAGCAGCAACGACATAGGGAATGCCGTCAATCTCTAACCCACCAAGTTGCGAGGGGGAGAGGTCCGGACTATTCCATGCCCGTTCAAAGGTTACATTGAGCCCAAGTTCGTTCCGAAGTTGATTGTCCCACCCGGCGGCCTCATCAGCACCGATCAATTGATGCCAATTGTTTTGGACAAATTCGCCCCCAGCCGCGGGGCCTACCACCCCAACATCAAACTTCCATTGGTCTTGAAATGTGCCGTGCCCCTCTGTCGCCCAGAGAGTCTGCAATGTGAAGGTGAGATGCAGCCACGCCGCATAGGGACGGTCAGACGCAAGAAGGCCGGATACGTCCGTGTCGTCCGGGGTGAAAATCGAATGGCCGAGCGCCAATCCCACCCGGTGGGATGCCGGACGTGCATCATCAAGGCCGAACGGGACGCGGGCTGTCGCAACCTCTTTTTGCCAGCCGGTCAGGTTCAGTGGGTGGGACAGCACCGATGCCTGCAGACCGTTTGTATAGTGCCGGTCTGTATTGGCAGCGTTAGCAAATAGGTCGTTTTCGACCTGAACAGTGCCAAATGCCCATTGTCTTGACGTTTCCGACTTGTCCTGCTCGGCGGCATGGGCTCCTGCAAGAAACACTATTGAGCCAAAGGCGATCAGGGCCGTTAGGCGGCTGGTTTGGGACGCTGACATGGATACTCCGGGGGCTTGAGCTTGACGGCGGCCAGACTAGACCTTCCAATATCCCCAGCAACTAAAAATATTCGACATGAACGTCAAGGGATCGGGGAGGATCGAATGACAGCATCTGCCGCAAAGCTTTCAATGACGCCGGAGGAGGCCGCGACCTGCGGAATGGTGATCGCCCTCTACGCAGAAGCGGCGCCGGATCGTCCAGCCATTCTCTCCCCCCTTGGCGATCGGACCTATGCTGAGCTCAATGAACGGTCCAACCAGCTTGTGAGGGCATTGCGCAGTGCGGGATTGAAGGAGGGAGACGCCGTCGCTCTTCTCTGTGCTAACCGCCCAGAGTTCGTTGAGGCTTGTATCGCTGTCTCCCGATGCGGCATGCGTCTCACCCCGATCAACTGGCACCTCACTGCCGAAGAGATCGGCTACATCGTTGAAAACTGCGAGGCGAAATCCTTCATAGCTGATGCGCGGTTCGCTGAAAAAGCAGCGGAAGCGTCCACCATGACACCGCATCTCATTCAGAAGCTCGCCGTAGCGGGAGAGATCAACGGTTTCACCTCTTACGATGACGCGCTGGATGCAGAGCCTGCCCACAATATTGAGGACCCGACGGCCGGCACTCAGATGCTCTACACATCTGGCACGACAGGGCATCCCAAGGGTGTTTATCGGAAAGCCGCGCCGCCAGTGTCGCCTCTTCTCGTCAAACTTCGGGAGACCGCCGCCTTTGATCCAACGAAAGACGTGGCGCTGTCGACCGGTCCTCTCTATCACGCGGCCCCTCTTGCCCTGAACCTGAACTTCCCACTTATGTCCGGCGTGGGTGTTGTGCTGATGGACAAGTGGGATGCGGAAGAAACTTTGAAGCTTGTTGCCAAGCACAAGGTCACCCACACCCATGTTGTGCCGACCATGCTGCATCGAATTCTCTCATTGCCTGACGACGCGCGAAACCAATATGACGTCTCCAGCCTGCGCTGGGTTCTGCACGGCGCAGCGCCCTGTCCTGTTCACGTGAAGGAAGACACGATCAAATGGCTCGGCAATGTCGTCTATGAATATTACGCGGCAACTGAGGGTGGCGGCATTTTTGTGGAGTCGGAAGAATGGCTCACGAAGCGCGGGACTGTCGGCCGTGCGCTGGAGGGTGTGACGGTCGAAGTGCAGGACGATGCAGGCGTTGAAATACCTGCCGGGGAGATCGGCACCATCTATTTCAAAGCACCTGAGACCGGGCGGTTTGAATATTTCAAAGCACCTGAAAAAACCGATGGGGCCTATCGTGGAAATTACTACACCATGGGCGACATGGGCTATGTCGATGAAGACGGGTACCTCTTTCTCACAGGCCGCTCAGCAGAAGTGATCATCTCCGGTGGGGTCAATATTTATCCCGCAGAAGTGGATCAGGAGCTTCTCCGTCACCCGGCCGTTGCGGATGTGGCGACCATTGGTGTTCCAAATGAGGAATGGGGTGAAGAAGTGAAATCCGTCGTCCAGCTGGAAGAAGGCGTTGAAGCGTCCCAGGCGACCAAGGACGACCTGCTCGCCTTTGCCGCAGAGCACCTGCCTGGCTACAAGCGCCCGCGTTCCATCGACTTCGCGGATGATCTGCCCCGCTTGCCGACAGGAAAGATCGTGCGTCGCCAGGTACGCGAGCCTTATTGGGAAGGCCACGGCAAGTCAATCTGAGGAAAACCGAACTGATCTGACAGTCATGGGAGGATGTCATGGGTATTTGTGAAGGACGCAGTGTCATTGTCACGGGTGGGGCCCGTGGCATTGGACGGGAATATTGTCTGGAGTTTGCCCGTCAGGGTGCCAAAGTCATGGTCAATGACCTTGGCGGCGACCGTGCCGGCGGCGGCAAAGATGTTGGTGCGGCCGAAGAAGTTGCGGAAGAAATTCGCGCCATGGGCGGCGAAGCGATTGCCAATGGGGCTGATGTCGCCGACTGGGATCAGTCTGGCGCCATGATCAGCCAAGCGATCGACACGTTCGGTGGCCTGGATGTTGTCGTCAACAATGCGGGCATCTTGCGTGACCGGATGCTGGTCAACATGTCGATTGACGAATGGGATGCGGTGATCCGCGTGCATCTGCGCGGGACCTTCTGCCCTATGCGCCACGCTTCTGCCTATTGGCGGGACCGGTCAAAAGCCGGTGAGGCAAATGACGCCCGCATCATAAACACAACCAGCGTTTCTGGCCTGTTCGGCAACCAGGGACAGTCAAATTATGGCGCCGCCAAATCGGGCATTGCGTCCATGACCGTAATTTCTGCCAAGGAACTCATGCGCTACGGCATCACTGTGAACGCCATTTCGCCCGGCGCACTGACACGCATGACGGAAGATTTGGGGCCACCTCCGGAAGAAGTACCGGAAGGAACCTGGAGCCCGCGCGATCCGGGCAATATCGCACCTATTTGTGTCTGGCTCGGCAGTTCAGAATCGAAAGATGTGACCGGACAGGTCTTTGAGAGCATGCGCGGCAGGCTCTGTGTCTATGAAGGCTGGCACCGTGGCCCCGTGGTGGAACAGGACGCGCGCTTCGATCCGGCCAAGCTCGGCCCCATTGTCGAGAGGATGATGAAGGACCGCCGCCCCGATCAGGGCATGGGCGAGTGAGCTGTCGCTGGGGTGTTAAAACCCCAGCACCGCTTTCGCAATCACGTTGCG is a window from the Rhodobiaceae bacterium genome containing:
- a CDS encoding hypothetical protein (uncharacterized protein conserved in bacteria (DUF2219)), with amino-acid sequence MSASQTSRLTALIAFGSIVFLAGAHAAEQDKSETSRQWAFGTVQVENDLFANAANTDRHYTNGLQASVLSHPLNLTGWQKEVATARVPFGLDDARPASHRVGLALGHSIFTPDDTDVSGLLASDRPYAAWLHLTFTLQTLWATEGHGTFQDQWKFDVGVVGPAAGGEFVQNNWHQLIGADEAAGWDNQLRNELGLNVTFERAWNSPDLSPSQLGGLEIDGIPYVVAALGNVQTYAGGGGIIRIGPDLPDDFGPARIYPGVGGSEQFTPSDGSIDWYLFAGAEGRVVGRDMFLDGNLFRDSHSVDKKYFVSDLRLGAVAIWGRTRVSFTHVYRTREYSQQPKPDQFGSMTLGFAF
- a CDS encoding putative short-chain type dehydrogenase/reductase — encoded protein: MGICEGRSVIVTGGARGIGREYCLEFARQGAKVMVNDLGGDRAGGGKDVGAAEEVAEEIRAMGGEAIANGADVADWDQSGAMISQAIDTFGGLDVVVNNAGILRDRMLVNMSIDEWDAVIRVHLRGTFCPMRHASAYWRDRSKAGEANDARIINTTSVSGLFGNQGQSNYGAAKSGIASMTVISAKELMRYGITVNAISPGALTRMTEDLGPPPEEVPEGTWSPRDPGNIAPICVWLGSSESKDVTGQVFESMRGRLCVYEGWHRGPVVEQDARFDPAKLGPIVERMMKDRRPDQGMGE
- the lcfB gene encoding long-chain-fatty-acid--CoA ligase, whose amino-acid sequence is MTASAAKLSMTPEEAATCGMVIALYAEAAPDRPAILSPLGDRTYAELNERSNQLVRALRSAGLKEGDAVALLCANRPEFVEACIAVSRCGMRLTPINWHLTAEEIGYIVENCEAKSFIADARFAEKAAEASTMTPHLIQKLAVAGEINGFTSYDDALDAEPAHNIEDPTAGTQMLYTSGTTGHPKGVYRKAAPPVSPLLVKLRETAAFDPTKDVALSTGPLYHAAPLALNLNFPLMSGVGVVLMDKWDAEETLKLVAKHKVTHTHVVPTMLHRILSLPDDARNQYDVSSLRWVLHGAAPCPVHVKEDTIKWLGNVVYEYYAATEGGGIFVESEEWLTKRGTVGRALEGVTVEVQDDAGVEIPAGEIGTIYFKAPETGRFEYFKAPEKTDGAYRGNYYTMGDMGYVDEDGYLFLTGRSAEVIISGGVNIYPAEVDQELLRHPAVADVATIGVPNEEWGEEVKSVVQLEEGVEASQATKDDLLAFAAEHLPGYKRPRSIDFADDLPRLPTGKIVRRQVREPYWEGHGKSI
- the baiB gene encoding bile acid-coenzyme A ligase, whose protein sequence is MTALPIGQAIAFWVEKDAHAPAITHEGRTVTRTEFDARTNKLARAYEALGVVEGDLVTIGLPNGIEFYEAAFAVWKLGATPQPVSAKLPHVERQAIIEVANAKLVIGAKPGAHGDVTCLAAGFEPDSSLSDAPLPTKISKHWKAPTSGGSTGRPKIIVAAEPGVFDPEEAPLGMDVDKAQLVPGPLYHNAPFSFSCRALICGNHIIIMTRFDAEETLRLLEEHRVDWVMMVPTMMQRIWRLPEDIRTRYDLSALRMVLHLAAPCPAWLKEEWINWLGGERIHELYAGTEAQSVTWITGTEWMEHKGSVGRPMAGGQMKILDENRNELPPGEVGEVFMRPDKGQGTTYHYLGAEPKAIDGGWESLGDMGSMDEDGFLYLADRQTDMILSGGANIYPAETEAAIDAFPGVRSSAVIGLPDDDMGNLVHGIIDAPDGVDVDALTAHLAETLSRYKIPRTFEFVDAPVRDDAGKVRRSQLRAERIAATE
- a CDS encoding hypothetical protein (protein of unknown function (DUF819)), whose amino-acid sequence is MTSLISPDNIYALLTVFLGLAAFGFWSERTKIGQTLSGVILVILAGLMLANFRVIPFSAPFYDLVWGYAVSLAIPLLLFRADFKKILPATGPMLISFVIAAIGTVLGVFIGASLIDMGPNSADIAGTVGASWIGGSMNFAATSQALGMSDGSLLSAMAAADSVGGTLFLMVLVLLPASLAIRRFFPSKIMEETANVEGGAVDHGSKDLNMVHIALFLSSAALCCFLGYGTAALIGSWGTDQGIGWLANFSRYGVLFVTIYALLVANLFSSKIEPMSGDFPLGMLFMYVFFGVMGAGADVMAMIDRALPIFGFVGIMASVHLLVVLAATKLFKIDLAEALIASNAVALGPAPAAAQAAAQGWKPLVTPGVMLGVLGYAIANFIGVAMAGWLS